A stretch of Porites lutea chromosome 5, jaPorLute2.1, whole genome shotgun sequence DNA encodes these proteins:
- the LOC140936260 gene encoding uncharacterized protein, producing the protein MINWGKRSDGNAIVISTSVITDAYNEIATWRKNVFLVPYGKIGRDFIDQVTLHINDWNSGSDNQHISLKAAFVLLAVGLQKPSPKSKAKDHQDVLSKRLILWRQGEINKLLREGRIIQGRIGKLKASEPPDRSKVFAKLVLEGQINSALRFLSETTSGGVLSLTDEVMSQLKQKHPNPQSAKLGSLLFGPIDDQYPESVYTEINGEMVRQAALRTKGAGGPSGVDANGFRRILACKSFKQSSTRLCEAIATMTRTLCTQYIDPMTIEPLVANRLIPLDKGEGAVRPIGVGEVLRRICGKCVMSVVKKDVVDASGSLQLCAGQKSGSEAAIHAMHTIFESDDTDAVLLIDASNAFNALNRAAALHNIRILCPIIAIYAINTYRQPARLFVIGGKEIVSAEGTTQGDPLAMGLYALSIQPLITSLQAASSVKQCWFADDASGAGSIMEIRTWWDALSTLGPDFGYFPNDRKCWIIAKPAKEESVREAFKDTSINVTVQGQKHLGAAIGSREYLEEYVSEKVTNWINDIAKLAEFALSQPQACYAAYTFGLKHRWTYFLRTLPDIQDLLEPLEDAISHMLIPAITERKCNQLDRNILALPVRLGGLGLGNPSLEARREYASFVKVTKPLVEQIVSQSHQLPEDSLTKLAQQEVRSERSKELEHRAERIKEMAPRKTQRALDLATEKGSSAWLTVLPLRDLGFNLNKREFRDAVKLRYDWPVEDIPSTCACGEAFTVDHSMICKLGGFITQRHNELRDLEAEFLSMVCSDVEIEPVLQDISGEHLNRGSNKAQDARLDIHARGFWERHRSAFFDVRVCHPNAASYRDLEPQQIYRIHENEKKRLYSERVLDIEHGTFTPLVFTTTGGMGKECLKYHSRLAQLIAIKKGEQYAKTISWIRTRTSFALLRSALVCLRGSRTRRVLCDIKNVDIDIEVVEGAIKSDY; encoded by the coding sequence ATGATCAACTGGGGGAAACGAAGCGATGGTAATGCAATTGTTATATCGACGTCAGTCATAACAGATGCTTACAACGAGATCGCAACCTggagaaaaaacgtttttcttgtaCCGTATGGGAAAATAGGAAGAGATTTTATTGATCAAGTGACTTTGCATATTAATGACTGGAATAGTGGTTCCGACAATCAGCACATATCCCTGAAAGCAGCTTTTGTGCTCCTCGCTGTAGGGCTCCAAAAGCCAAGCCCGAAGTCTAAGGCAAAAGATCATCAAGATGTCTTGTCTAAGCGCCTAATACTTTGGAGGCAAGGTGAAATTAATAAGTTATTACGCGAAGGTAGAATTATTCAAGGTCGTATCGGAAAACTCAAGGCGTCGGAACCGCCCGATAGATCTAAGGTTTTTGCTAAGCTTGTACTGGAAGGTCAAATCAACTCAGCGCTGCGTTTCCTGAGTGAAACAACTAGTGGTGGTGTGCTATCTTTAACAGATGAGGTCATGTCGCagttaaaacagaaacatcCCAATCCACaatcagccaaattaggttcaCTACTTTTCGGGCCAATTGATGATCAGTATCCGGAATCCGTGTATACAGAGATTAACGGAGAGATGGTCAGGCAAGCTGCCTTGAGAACAAAAGGAGCAGGAGGCCCGTCTGGGGTTGACGCGAATGGCTTCAGAAGAATCCTTGCTTGCAAGTCCTTTAAACAGTCATCAACAAGGCTGTGTGAGGCAATAGCCACAATGACGAGGACTCTCTGTACACAATACATTGATCCTATGACCATAGAGCCCCTGGTAGCTAACCGTCTGATTCCACTGGATAAAGGCGAAGGTGCTGTTAGACCAATAGGAGTCGGAGAAGTTTTAAGGAGAATTTGTGGAAAGTGTGTAATGAGTGTTGTTAAGAAGGATGTTGTCGATGCCAGCGGCTCACTCCAGCTGTGTGCTGGACAAAAGTCCGGAAGCGAGGCTGCAATACACGCTATGCATACTATATTTGAATCAGATGACACTGATGCCGTACTTCTCATCGACGCCTCTAATGCATTCAACGCACTCAACAGAGCAGCTGCACTGCACAACATCCGGATTCTGTGTCCTATAATAGCAATTTACGCTATTAATACCTACAGACAGCCTGCTCGGCTATTTGTCATTGGTGGGAAAGAGATCGTGTCagcagaaggaacaacacaGGGCGATCCGCTTGCTATGGGTCTATATGCCTTAAGCATCCAGCCTTTAATTACGAGTCTACAAGCAGCGTCCAGTGTCAAGCAATGTTGGTTTGCAGATGATGCTAGTGGAGCTGGCTCCATTATGGAAATTAGGACGTGGTGGGATGCCCTTAGCACCCTTGGTccggattttggttattttccgaacgacaggaaatgctggatcatcgcaaaaccagcaaaggaagaaagtgtcagggaagctttcaaggacacttccattaacgtaacagtacaagggcagaaacaccttggggcggcaataggatcaagggagtatttagaggaatatgtcagcgaaaaggtgaccaattggatcaatgacattgctaagttagccgaatttgctctatctcaaccacaagcgtgctacgcagcctacacctttggcttgaaacatcggtggacgtactttttaagaactttgccggacattcaagatctgttagaaccattagaagatgcaatatcccatatgctaattcctgcgattactgagcgcaagtgtaatcagctggataggaatattctagcgctgccagttcgcctgggtggcctgggcctgggaaacccgtcccttgaagcaaggcgcgaatatgcttcgtttgtcaaagtaacaaagccccttgttgaacaaattgtatctcagtcacatcagttacctgaagattccctcacaaaactagcacaacaggaagtaagaagtgaaagatcaaaggaactcgaacacagggcagagcgtattaaggagatggcaccaagaaagactcagcgagcattagatctggcgacagaaaagggatcatcagcatggcttacagtgcttcccctccgggatttgggctttaacctgaataaaagggaattccgtgatgctgtgaaactacgctacgactggccagtggaagatatcccctccacatgtgcctgtggggaagcctttacggttgatcactctatgatttgcaaactaggaggttttattactcaacgccacaacgagctaagagatctcgaagctgaatttctgagtatggtgtgtagcgatgtcgagatcgaaccagtacttcaagacatctccggcgaacatttaaacagaggatctaacaaagctcaggatgcgaggttagatatccacgcgcgtggtttctgggagcgacatcgatcagcattcttcgatgtgagggtctgtcaccctaatgctgcatcgtatagggacctagagccacaacaaatctatcgtatccatgagaacgagaaaaagcgtctctactcagagagagtactggacatcgagcatggaacatttacacctttggtcttcaccacaactggcggaatgggaaaggagtgcttgaagtatcatagccgtttagcacagctgattgccatcaaaaaaggggagcagtatgccaaaactatctcatggatcagaacgagaacctcattcgcactcttgagatctgcgttggtttgtcttcgaggctctaggacaagaagagtgctatgtgacattaagaatgttgatatcgacatcgaagttgttgaaggagccattaaatcggactattga